The proteins below come from a single Mauremys mutica isolate MM-2020 ecotype Southern unplaced genomic scaffold, ASM2049712v1 Super-Scaffold_100274, whole genome shotgun sequence genomic window:
- the LOC123360580 gene encoding condensin-2 complex subunit H2-like encodes MAASSCRWRDKQPTSMGEDGTDTDVSAGPRTEEEEFLSLDDIKDTNVVSLDMKKDHQPNTVNIVPLTPMALVPPEETEKKDNPLFSRKGEILASRKDFRMNTCTPHASGAFMLELAGLSPTQCFQARRQAGDLGSATGGQTAAPGSGNAPMEVSACETPVPVLNFSENEGAVAPDGGGGGDDDDDAGGGGDFLPDAPEGGVETSPAAVEHIHQQKSVPEGKGYMLRERAPAVEPSVHIKEMLDPWRSLDPFDDSEDKPFKKGRPFTVPHDLDNVPGSKRKRQTPRKLQDFMKWFSASQNDRTDSRTTKKKWPTFADLEVLYWKQLKERMAAQRKLQRRMVRQQRMGAALDDVLEQEDVHPAALEQLAEGDLGPCTIPDSLSYEELVRRNVELFVANSQKYARETVLSQRIRDWKDKMEPKLQEQEERAAFDIHSYGDQLVASCGRLGEWHSFASLVAGKPAFEVCRSMLASLQLANDCTVEISQQAGLEEAVDTMRLRLLTQERAHERFRTYMAPSVSN; translated from the exons atggctgcgagctcctgccgctg GCGGGACAAACAGCCTACGTCCATGGGGGAGGACGGCACCGACACTGACGTGAGCGCTGGGCCCAGGACGGAGGAGGAAGAG TTCCTTTCGTTGGATGACATCAAGGACACCAACGTGGTGAGCTTGGACATGAAGAAAGATCACCAGCCTAAT ACTGTGAACATTGTCCCCTTGACGCCGATGGCCCTGGTACCCCCAGAGGAGACAGAAAAGAAGGACAACCCCCTGTTCAG CCGGAAGGGGGAGATCCTGGCCAGCCGGAAGGATTTCCGCATGAACACGTGCACCCCTCACGCCAGCGGAGCCTTCATGCTGGAGCTGGCGGGCCTCTCACCCACGCAGTGCTTCCAAGCAAGACGCCAGGCTGGGGACCTTGGCAGTGCTACAG GAGGGCAGACTGCCGCCCCGGGATCTGGAAACGCGCCCATGGAGGTCAGTGCCTGTGAGACTCCTGTCCCAGTCTTGAACTTCTCTGAAAATGAAG GCGCTGTGGCACCagacgggggtggtggtggtgatgacgatgatgatgcaggaggaggaggtgatttCTTGCCTGATGCCCCAGAAGGGGGCGTGGAGACCAGTCCTGCTGCTGTCGAGCACATTCATCAGCAGAAG AGTGTGCCCGAGGGCAAGGGGTACATGCTGCGGGAACGGGCCCCGGCCGTGGAGCCCAGTGTCCACATCAAG GAGATGCTGGATCCGTGGCGAAGCCTTGACCCCTTTGACGACTCTGAGGATAAGCCCTTTAAGAAAG GCAGACCCTTCACGGTGCCGCATGACCTGGACAATGTGCCCGGCAGCAAGCGGAAGAGGCAGACACCCAGGAAGCTGCAGGACTTCATGAAGTGGTTCTCTGCAAGCC AGAACGACAGAACTGACAGCAGAACCACCAAGAAGAAATGGCCAACGTTCGCTG ATCTGGAGGTTCTGTACTGGAAGCAGCTGAAGGAGCGGATGGCCGCGCAGAGGAAGCTGCAGAGGAGAATGGTGAGGCAGCAGCGAATGGGAGCTGCCCTCG ATGACGTCCTGGAGCAGGAGGACGTCCACCCGGCAGCCCTGGAGCAGCTGGCCGAGGGCGACCTGG GCCCCTGCACGATCCCTGACTCCCTGAGCTATGAGGAGCTGGTGAGGAGAAATGTG GAGCTGTTCGTTGCCAACTCCCAGAAGTACGCCCGCGAGACGGTGCTGTCCCAGCGTATCCGTGACTGGAAGGACAAGATGGAACCCAAGCTGCAGGAGCAG GAGGAGCGAGCCGCCTTCGACATCCACAGCTACGGGGACCAGCTGGTGGCGAGCTGTGGGCGGCTGGGCGAGTGGCACTCCTTCGCCAGCCTGGTGGCGGGGAAGCCGGCCTTCGAGGTGTGTCGCTCCATGCTGGCCTCGCTCCAGCTG